The Halorubrum salinarum region CGCCGACAGCGGCCACGGGCACCCCGAGTGAAGCACAGACGACATCGTCTGATCTTCCCTACACCAGTCCTCCGACGGTGATTAATGTCGACGAACAGGGAGGATCCGTGACGATGGGGACGCAGCCGGCGCGACACGCGGTCCATCCACTTGATTCAATGGGCGGCCCGGTCGAGTTTCCCCGAGTCTGGGCATGGCAGGCCGACGACAACGACCCGAGCGTTCCAGGCCCGATCCTTCGGACAACCGAAGGGAATGACATGGAAGTGACCCTCGACAATACGAATGGGCGTCGACCCCATACCATCCACTTCCACGGGGTCACCAAAACATGGAAGAACGACGGTGTTCCGACATCGACCGGAATCCAAGTCCCGGCGGGTGAGAAACACACCTATGAAATTCCGGCGAACGTTCCGGGGACGCACCTGTACCACTGTCACTTCCAGACACACCGTCACATCGATATGGGAATGTACGGTATCTTTCGGGTCGACCCCGAAGGCTACGAGTCGGCGGACCGGGAGTACTTCATGACGATCAAAGACTGGGACTCACGGATCCCGGAAAAATGGGCCGGAGAGGCGGATTTTACCTACGATACGACCTCGCGGACTCCGGACGTCTTCACGGTTAACGGGAAGAGCGCACCCCGGACGCTCCACCCCGAACAAGGGTCACCGATCATTGTCGATCAGGGCGATCAGGTCCGTATTCACCTCGTCAACGGGGGATACATGTCACACCCGATACACATCCACAACCACCGCTTCCGGCGCGTCGAAAAGGACGGTGGGACGGTTCCGGAGGCCACCCGCCACGACATGGATGTCACGAATATTGCACCCGCTGAACGACACACAATCGAGTTCACGGCGGACGCAGACCCCGGGATCTACCTCATGCACTGCCACAAAGTCAACCACGTGATGAACGGGTCGTTCTACCCCGGTGGCATGCTTACGGGGGTTGTGTATCGCTCCGTCATGGATACGGACATCTTCAGCCAGCTCATGGAATACGCCGGCTACGAACCGAACTGACACGATCAGACACCCTCCCCCCTCCCTCCGAGCCTTTCTAGTCGGGGCTCTACAGCACGGTTCCACTCATACACAGACTCTCAGGTGGTCACGAGGTGCGTCTCGGGGAAACGAGAGAGACAGATAGTTGTGTGTGAGTTACTAAGCTCGCGTAATGACTCAGAAAGGCCGGAAAGAGAAAGCGGATGGTGACAGACCGAAATCTCGCAGAAGGTCGATCCGCCTACTCGTCCTGGTTTCTGTCGGGATCAGTCTCCTTTCGCTGGTCCCCACAGTTTCGGCCCACGGTGGCGCCGAGGCGTCGGGTTTCACACAGTCGCACGGGCTGGCGATCGCTGGTATCGGCGCCCTCGCAGTCGGTGCGCTCGTTCTCCTCAAGCGAAGGGAACGGATCTCACCGAGAGCCGCTCTGTACGGGATTGCGGTCGGCATCGGAGTTGCTGTCGCCGGTGCGATCCTCTTTGAGGGCCTGGCCCCGGATCCGACGTATCAGGCAGATTCGATGCCGTTCTCGCGGTCTTTGTATCAGCCGCTCGCGATCGGAACCGGCCTGTTAGTCGTGGTTGCGAGTTTTATCACCGGACTCGTTCGATGGACGACACGTCCTCGGTACATGGCTCTCGGAATACTGTTCGGCGGCTGGATACTGTATCCGTATCTGCTGCCCGGGTTCAGCGGCTACACCAATCCGATAGGATACGGGATCGTCCTCGCGACACCGCTGCTCGTCGGATACATTCTCTGGAAAGACGTTGGCGCGGCGCTGTCGACGATCCTTCGGGATTCGGTGGCGCGTCGGTTCGGATTCAGCGTCGGAGTCATGGTGAGCCTCTTCTTCATGGCGACGGCAGGATACCTGTCGTTCTTCAGTGAAGAGGGGGCTCCGCAAGAGACGACCATAGCTGTCCTGAACGTGCTGTATCAGATCGTGCGATGGCCCACCCTTGAGGTACTGCTTCCTGACGTCCCGTTTTTCATCGCGATCTCGCCTGGAGTGGTCATCGTACTGGGACTACTCGGCGTTCTCGTGGGATTGAACGCAGCCGCCGTCGCTCACTCGTGGCGTCTCGATCGGCAGGCGGGCGCCACACAGAGCACGGCCGGGACGGCGACGGTCGTCGGTGCGTGTACGTGTGGGTGTTGTGGGCCACTCGTCTCCCAAGTCGCCGTCATCGCGGCCGGCCCGACGATCGCGGCGCCGATATACTGGATCTTCGTCGATTCGGCGTCGCCACTGAGTTCAATATTCTTGTTAGGTAGCATCGCACTGTTCACCGGCACGCTCGTGTATTCGATTGACTCCCCAGCACCTATCCGAAAAGATACGTCTG contains the following coding sequences:
- a CDS encoding multicopper oxidase domain-containing protein → MTRSFGAPGTGLSRREFLAATGVTGVSALAGCSSKTIDAPTAATGTPSEAQTTSSDLPYTSPPTVINVDEQGGSVTMGTQPARHAVHPLDSMGGPVEFPRVWAWQADDNDPSVPGPILRTTEGNDMEVTLDNTNGRRPHTIHFHGVTKTWKNDGVPTSTGIQVPAGEKHTYEIPANVPGTHLYHCHFQTHRHIDMGMYGIFRVDPEGYESADREYFMTIKDWDSRIPEKWAGEADFTYDTTSRTPDVFTVNGKSAPRTLHPEQGSPIIVDQGDQVRIHLVNGGYMSHPIHIHNHRFRRVEKDGGTVPEATRHDMDVTNIAPAERHTIEFTADADPGIYLMHCHKVNHVMNGSFYPGGMLTGVVYRSVMDTDIFSQLMEYAGYEPN